The following are encoded in a window of Pseudomonas graminis genomic DNA:
- a CDS encoding MliC family protein — protein sequence MKGLLALATLMLLSGCASMKASEPAAPWTHWVCDSKAEIFWKYADAAKKEVDVRLNQSEQVFRLQASPGASGSLYSNGVLAFDNKGSEGLVYWDATNDLIGRGCKAP from the coding sequence ATGAAAGGCTTGTTAGCCCTTGCGACACTGATGCTGCTGAGCGGTTGCGCCAGCATGAAGGCTTCGGAACCGGCAGCCCCCTGGACCCATTGGGTCTGCGACAGCAAAGCCGAGATTTTCTGGAAGTATGCCGATGCCGCGAAGAAGGAGGTGGATGTACGCCTCAATCAGAGCGAGCAGGTATTCCGTCTGCAAGCGTCGCCCGGAGCTTCCGGGTCGCTTTACAGTAACGGCGTGCTGGCGTTCGACAACAAAGGCAGCGAAGGCCTGGTCTACTGGGACGCTACCAACGATTTGATCGGTCGTGGCTGCAAGGCGCCGTAA
- the epd gene encoding erythrose-4-phosphate dehydrogenase: MPQPRPYKVALNGYGRIGRCVLRALCERGAKAGFEVVAINDLADMASLEYLTRFDSTHGRFPGEVRVEGDFLHINDHVIKVFRSATPEGIDWGSLDVDLVLECSGVYNTRADGERFLSARAPRVLFSQPMASEADVDATIVYGINQETLTGEERLVSAASCTTNCSVPLLDLLNRELGLEYVTITTIHSAMNDQPVIDAYHHEDLRRTRSAFQSIIPVSTGLARGIERLLPELAGRIQAKAVRVPTVNVSCLDITLQVAHDTDAVEVNRILREAATRGPLKGLLAYTELPHASCDFNHDPHSAIIDASQTRVSGPRLVNLLAWFDNEWGFANRMLDVADHYLHTIHKQ, translated from the coding sequence ATGCCTCAGCCACGCCCTTATAAAGTCGCCCTCAATGGTTACGGTCGTATCGGCCGCTGCGTGCTGCGCGCGCTGTGCGAACGAGGTGCGAAGGCTGGCTTCGAAGTGGTGGCAATCAACGACCTGGCCGACATGGCCAGTCTCGAATACCTCACGCGCTTTGACTCCACACATGGTCGGTTCCCCGGCGAAGTGCGGGTCGAAGGCGATTTTCTGCACATTAACGATCACGTCATCAAAGTGTTTCGCAGCGCGACACCGGAAGGCATCGACTGGGGCTCGCTCGATGTGGATCTGGTACTTGAATGCTCCGGCGTCTACAACACGCGTGCCGACGGAGAGCGCTTTCTTTCCGCCCGTGCGCCGCGGGTGTTGTTCTCCCAGCCCATGGCCAGCGAAGCCGATGTCGACGCCACCATCGTCTACGGCATCAATCAGGAAACCCTGACGGGCGAGGAGCGGCTGGTGTCTGCCGCGTCGTGCACCACCAACTGCAGCGTGCCGTTGCTCGACCTGCTGAACCGCGAGCTGGGTCTCGAATACGTGACCATCACCACCATTCACTCGGCAATGAACGATCAGCCAGTGATCGACGCCTATCATCATGAAGACCTGCGCCGTACGCGCTCGGCCTTTCAGTCGATTATCCCGGTGTCCACTGGTCTGGCGCGCGGCATCGAGCGGCTGCTTCCGGAACTTGCCGGCCGAATTCAGGCCAAAGCAGTTCGTGTGCCGACGGTGAACGTCTCGTGCCTGGACATCACGCTGCAGGTCGCCCATGACACCGATGCCGTCGAGGTCAACCGTATCCTGCGCGAGGCCGCTACCCGCGGCCCGCTGAAGGGGCTGCTGGCATACACCGAATTACCGCATGCCAGTTGCGATTTCAACCACGACCCGCACTCGGCCATCATCGATGCCAGCCAGACGCGGGTTTCGGGCCCTCGGCTGGTGAACCTCCTGGCCTGGTTCGACAACGAGTGGGGCTTTGCCAATCGTATGCTGGATGTCGCCGATCACTACCTGCACACCATTCATAAACAATAG
- a CDS encoding phosphoglycerate kinase, giving the protein MTVLKMTDLDLQGKRVLIREDLNVPVKDGVVTSDARILASLPTIKLALEKGAAVMVCSHLGRPTEGEFSAENSLKPVADYLSKALGREVPLVAEYLDGVDVKAGDIVLFENVRFNKGEKKNADELAQKYAALCDVFVMDAFGTAHRAEGSTHGVAKFAKVAAAGPLLAAELDALGKALGNPAQPMAAIVAGSKVSTKLDVLNSLSEKCNQLIVGGGIANTFLAAAGHPVGKSLYEPDLLDTAKAIAAKVSVPLPVDVVVAKQFAADAEATVKLIADVADDDMILDIGPQTAAHFAELLKSSKTILWNGPVGVFEFDQFGEGTKTLAHAIAESSAFSIAGGGDTLAAIDKYGVGDKISYISTGGGAFLEFVEGKVLPAVEVLEQRAKA; this is encoded by the coding sequence ATGACCGTGTTGAAGATGACCGACCTCGATCTGCAAGGTAAGCGTGTACTGATCCGCGAAGACCTCAACGTCCCGGTCAAAGATGGCGTGGTGACCAGCGATGCACGCATTCTCGCGTCGTTGCCCACCATCAAACTGGCGCTGGAGAAAGGCGCAGCGGTCATGGTCTGCTCACACCTTGGTCGTCCAACCGAAGGTGAGTTTTCCGCCGAGAACAGCCTGAAGCCGGTCGCGGACTACCTGAGCAAGGCGCTCGGTCGTGAAGTGCCGCTGGTCGCGGAATACCTGGACGGTGTCGACGTCAAGGCGGGCGATATCGTGCTGTTCGAGAACGTGCGCTTCAACAAGGGCGAAAAGAAGAACGCTGACGAGCTGGCGCAGAAGTACGCCGCTCTGTGTGATGTGTTCGTGATGGACGCTTTCGGCACCGCCCACCGTGCAGAAGGCTCGACTCACGGCGTTGCCAAATTCGCCAAAGTCGCTGCAGCTGGTCCTTTGCTGGCAGCTGAACTGGACGCACTGGGCAAGGCCTTGGGCAACCCGGCCCAGCCAATGGCGGCCATCGTTGCAGGCTCCAAAGTCTCGACCAAACTGGACGTGCTCAACAGCCTCAGCGAAAAGTGCAATCAGCTGATTGTCGGCGGTGGCATCGCCAACACTTTCCTTGCTGCGGCCGGCCATCCGGTGGGCAAGTCCTTGTACGAGCCGGATCTGCTCGATACCGCTAAAGCCATCGCCGCCAAGGTCAGCGTGCCGTTGCCGGTCGACGTGGTGGTTGCCAAGCAGTTCGCCGCCGATGCCGAAGCCACCGTCAAGCTAATCGCCGATGTGGCCGATGACGACATGATCCTCGACATCGGTCCTCAAACAGCTGCTCACTTCGCCGAATTGCTGAAATCTTCCAAGACTATTCTCTGGAACGGCCCGGTTGGCGTATTTGAGTTCGATCAGTTCGGCGAAGGCACCAAGACGCTGGCTCACGCCATCGCCGAGAGCTCTGCTTTCTCCATCGCCGGTGGCGGCGACACGTTGGCCGCCATCGACAAATACGGTGTAGGCGACAAAATCTCCTATATCTCTACAGGCGGCGGTGCGTTCCTCGAGTTTGTCGAGGGCAAGGTTCTGCCTGCCGTGGAAGTTCTGGAACAACGCGCCAAGGCCTGA
- the fba gene encoding class II fructose-bisphosphate aldolase (catalyzes the reversible aldol condensation of dihydroxyacetonephosphate and glyceraldehyde 3-phosphate in the Calvin cycle, glycolysis, and/or gluconeogenesis), with the protein MALISMRQMLDHAAEFGYGVPAFNVNNLEQMRAIMEAADKTDSPVIVQASAGARKYAGAPFLRHLILAAIEEFPHIPVVMHQDHGTSPAICQRSIQLGFSSVMMDGSLREDGKSPADYEYNVRVTQETVAMAHACGVSVEGELGVLGSLETGMAGEEDGVGAEGMLDHSQMLTDPEEAADFVKKTQVDALAIAIGTSHGAYKFTKPPTGDILAIERIKEIHKRIPNTHLVMHGSSSVPQEWLKIINEFGGDIKETYGVPVEEIVEGIKHGVRKVNIDTDLRLASTGAIREFMAKNPSEFDPRKYLAKTVSAMRDVCIARYEAFGTAGNASKIKPISLEKMFERYAKGELNAKVN; encoded by the coding sequence ATGGCACTTATCAGCATGCGCCAGATGTTGGACCACGCAGCCGAATTCGGTTACGGCGTCCCTGCATTCAACGTAAATAACCTGGAACAAATGCGCGCCATTATGGAAGCGGCCGACAAGACTGACTCTCCGGTGATCGTTCAGGCTTCGGCCGGTGCGCGCAAATACGCAGGCGCCCCGTTCCTGCGCCACCTGATCCTGGCGGCAATCGAAGAATTCCCGCACATCCCGGTGGTCATGCACCAGGACCACGGCACCAGCCCGGCCATCTGCCAACGTTCCATCCAGCTGGGCTTCAGCTCGGTCATGATGGACGGTTCGCTGCGCGAAGACGGCAAAAGCCCGGCTGACTATGAGTACAACGTTCGCGTGACGCAGGAAACTGTCGCCATGGCTCACGCCTGCGGCGTTTCGGTTGAGGGTGAGCTGGGTGTTCTGGGCTCGCTGGAAACCGGCATGGCCGGTGAAGAAGACGGCGTTGGCGCAGAGGGCATGCTGGATCACAGCCAGATGCTGACTGATCCGGAAGAAGCGGCCGATTTCGTCAAGAAAACCCAGGTGGATGCCTTGGCCATCGCCATCGGCACCAGCCACGGCGCGTACAAGTTCACCAAGCCGCCTACCGGCGACATCCTGGCGATCGAGCGGATCAAAGAGATCCACAAGCGCATCCCGAACACTCACCTGGTAATGCACGGCTCTTCTTCGGTTCCGCAGGAATGGCTGAAAATCATCAACGAGTTCGGCGGCGACATCAAAGAAACCTACGGCGTGCCGGTCGAAGAAATCGTTGAAGGCATCAAGCACGGCGTGCGCAAGGTCAACATCGACACCGACCTGCGTCTGGCGTCCACCGGTGCCATCCGCGAGTTCATGGCGAAGAACCCGAGCGAGTTCGACCCGCGTAAATACCTGGCCAAAACCGTATCGGCCATGCGCGACGTGTGCATCGCCCGGTACGAAGCATTCGGCACCGCTGGCAACGCCTCCAAGATCAAGCCGATCTCTCTGGAGAAGATGTTCGAGCGTTATGCCAAAGGCGAGTTGAACGCCAAAGTGAATTGA